The region ACTAAATTATTGTCTCGTAAATAtcgataatttaattaaaattttgaCACCGAATTGGAGAATAAATTAGAGAAATTATGAtcacagcatcaccagcatcgcTGCAACCGGAGCTGGTCGCTTCCCGAGCATAGCGTTTGATGCTAGAACGCCACTGGTCGCTGTCCCGGGGTTTTTctgcggttcggtttcgttggCTGATGGGGCGCGGTGCAACGCCTTGGAGTTTCCAGCCAGCGAGAAAGGTGTCGAAAGGTCGGACACTCCACTCTGTGCGGCGCAGTAAAGCAGTTTCGTTGGAAGCTCGATTCTGTCTCGACATTCGTCACGGAACACCAGAGCACCGAGCCACCACCAATATGCATACTATTGGACCGTCTGCTGGTGGCCAGCTGGTGTGGAGCCTTAAATCACTTGCCCTGACCTTGCTCACCTAATGTGACCCCAGAATCCGCGATAGAGTCCGTACCGagacatccatccatccatccatccatccgagcGTCTTGCGTTCCGGGAGCGGTTCGATCAGCAGTTTCTGATCATGTTTGCGCTCCCACCCAACGACCAGAACCGAACGTTTTATGGTGGGGTGCACGGGGTCCCGGGTGCCATAAAGTAGCATTTCCAATCGCATGTTCCGCACTTTTCCATGTTCTACTGGAACGGAGCGAAACTCCACTTGAACGTTTCttaattttgttctttttttcttcatgcTTACTCCCCACCCAGTGTGGTCTGTGTTCTGCTCTGATCCAAGGGTACAACCCCCCGCCCGGTTCCCGGCTTGCAAACTATTTGTTCTGTgcgaaatggcgaaagcaCTTCTGCATctagaaccaccaaccaaccgtgaCGGATCTCCCGGGAACCACATTCTCAACTCAACGCGCCGCCACCTTTGATGCTGCCGATTAGCAACCAGCGAGTGCATTCGGTGCGCATCGGAATGTGGTCGGAATAGTAGCCGGTGGCCTGTACCGTGCACCAAGTGACCACAACCCGGGGCCCGTTTGAGTTAAGGAACCGCTCCTAATCGACCTCCGATAGCCAATTAGATTGCTTTATTAACCTTCGGATTCGGGGCGATTGGCAGCATGGCGGGTCGGCCAGTCAAAGCACCGCAGCTTCCACTGACCAGCGTCTCACTGACACACGTGTAGCCCACGCTCTGCCAGGAGCCCACCAGCCAATAAATCATGAAATTGGCCATCGGGACCGTGGtcgagagtgagagcgaggtGTGACACTGACGTATGGGCTATTGAGCGGGGTAATTAAACGCGCTTAAGCACGTTATCAAGTGACAACCATTTATCACCTGGCAAGTGACAACCCCAGCACCAACCCACCGGTGTTGCTCGATTTGCaatcgacagagagagagagatagagagagagagagagagagagagagagagagagactcacGCGCTCAGGTTGATCACCTTGCTGGCGCAGGAGTTTCCAGGCCCCGATTTCCCTGCCAGCCCTACAGCCCTAGTTGCCCTTCCGGtgtccaacagcagcaccactactaccactactgtGTACCACTGTGTCACTAATTaactttgttctttttttttttatttgatttgccAAGCGTCTCACTCGCTCCCACGTCGTGGCCTGGACCTGTGCGGTCCATTCCGTCGCGTTCCTGATGTGGtggccactgccgccgccaccggatcGCATGACGAAGTTTATCGAGCGCACCAATCTCCGCCGTTATGAGTGGTCGCGTTTGTTCAACGATTTTATTGGAACCGTCCGCAAGGAAGGTGTGccggtcgtcgttgttgcaaTCCGTGGCCGAGGCGAAAGAGCGAGAGCCACCGGACCGGTCCACCGGGCGCTCACTCGCGATCCGCGAGCCTGGCCGCGCTCGAAAGCTCGATTTGATTTAATGACTTGtttatttgcatatttattaATCTCATCTATTCGATCTataaacacacaaacgccGGTCAGTCGCTCGCTTGATCGGATCGGTCTTGGGCGCTGAAGCAatcgccgccaccactcgATGGAAATGCGCGTTCGCGACGGCACTagatcgatcgtttcggagattcgatcgatcggcgcgAGGCCTTTTTaaccaacaccgccaccgccaccgcctagATGCGATCAGACGGTCGACGATGGTGCGTTTTGTGATGCCGCGCCGCATCAACCGTCCACCAAACTTTTATGtgcttcattttcataaatttgtcGAATTAAATCGATCTCGTGCTGTGATCGTGAAGTGATCGTCGACGGCGCACTCGCCTTTGATGATGGAGGTGGGCCCGGTCGGGGATAATTGTGGCGCACGCGGCACGAAGGGTGTAAGAATGGCGCGCGGAGTCGTTGAATGCTGCGCTGGTGGACTAATTGATttctcgttttattttttttgtggtggccaAGCATACGTTTGTCCGGAATGTCGGCCGCGATTCCGGCATTCCTTACTTGCTActtctgggtttttttttgttgctttgacGCACGCCTGCGCGCCCACGGGACACGACTAGATCATGGTGCGGCGACTAATGTTGCCACTAAGGGGGTTGCGGTTCCGTGCGGTCCCGTCACTCAAACGTCCATTATCGTTTgacggcatcgatcgatcgatcgatcgattgcttaAGTGTGCATTTCAGCAGCTTTCGCACTCCATTgacacctttctctctctcttcgtggtcgtcgtgacGTCAGTGGTTGTCGGTTTATGTTGCTTTATCCGTGCGAATGGTGCCGCTATTTGCATTAGTTACCTGCCAGTTACATTAgttcgcgtcgcgtcgcgagtTTTGCGCGCGactcgtagcagcagcagcagcagcagaaaacgcAACGCTCGAATAACGCTAAGGAAGATTTATGATCACTAATGCTAGGGTTTAATCTGGTTAATTAATTCTTCCACGGACCAGTACGCCGGTACGGCCACAGGGTGAATGGGCGGAAGCGTTGCGATCTCCTCCTCACTGGAGTCCTTTCTTGCAGTTCTGGCAGCccgacagcgagagagcgagcgagcgactgcaggttatttaaataaatcgcatttaatttgttttgcgcAATTGCAATATCATAATctcgtgctggtgttggtgatgcgGTGCACGTGCTACCGTTTTCCGTACAGTTGCCTGGTGTGCTCATGCAGGTTTTAAACGAGAGCATGATGCAGCATGATGCAAGGGGAAATTCGCGTTGCTGTTGGCTCTGACTGAGACTCGCCGATATAAGGTGTAGAATGCAGAATAATGAGATGTTGTCGATACCCGCATCGATATCAACCGAGCATCAACATTCTCCTCTTTAtttactctttctctccttttcctttcacgaACTGGTTCTTGGAGAACTGTTGCAGCAAAGATGCACCACCACTCCCGACGTGTCGCAAAACGGACAGATTGGAAACAGCTGCGATCCAGGGCCCGGGATCCAGAAGTGATTTATCGAAGTTCGTTTAAAAAGCTGTCAAATTACGCTCGTCGTGTATAAAAAAGAGAAGGACGAGGAGTCAGTCCGTTGTtcgaacaacacaaacactgaAGCACATGAAAGATAATTGCcagctcgatcacgatcacactcggtggccaccgttggacCCACTGGAGGCAATGTTGGTGACACACACAAGGTGCACACTCTACAGGCAATTGTGTTCAATGCAAAACCACCATCGCAAACACGGGATCGCGCGTCGGAGTAGTAGATTGTAGCCAACGCGTGGGGTTAATTTTTCTGAGTAAATATTGCTCCCTGCTAACTGTTTCACACAGGTCGacggttggcggtggtggtgggcttgCCAGTAATTAGATGTGTGCGGCGGCGAAGTAATGATCAcctttccacccttttctGTGCTGGCGAGAAGTCGAGCGGTGGTTGTGTGCGGCgttagttgctgctgctgcgaacgaGAAATCACATTGATACTGGTCTCGCTAGGCAGGCAAGCATGGCCGGGCCGGTGGCTAATGATTGTTTATAGAGCTCTCTGTTGTTCACTTGATGCTACATGATTGGAGGTGACTCACGCGATCGATGGCGGACGGTATATGATCATGTCAGAGTACAAAATCGATGAGCTGTTTATTGTCTGAATGctattaattgaaaaacacaATAAAGCTGCATCCTTTCGCTTGACCACACCATAAGAACCTAATCTTAGAATCAggtgattatttttattttctaggCACGACGGGAGCTAAAAAAGTGGTAGCTCTGTCTTTAGAATCCTTTTCTTGGATTACGTACATTTTTTCCCTAGATTCTTATAATCTGGACGCAACACGATTTGGTATCATTTTCTTATTCTTTTCTGTAATTGCCCCCAGAAAAAACAAGTAACGTGAACATAATGCACTTGTGCCTGTCGTTCAGCCCAAAGCATAACCATTACGGTACTTCCCCAATCGGTTcagtaaacaacaacaaccctgCACCCTTCACGATTACGTGTCCCCGTGTTCTCCTTACCACCCTCATCCGgccggaagtggaaaaaattgtaaaataaacaaaatcaaaaatccaattcaaacaaactcCCGACCGGCCGACCCGAGCCTGTCGACCCTATTACCacccttttccctcctcccccttccttGGGGCTGGTGTCACGCAAAACATTGTGTGGCAGCGAGTCAAGTGAAcgagttttgcataaaatcaATTCGCGACTCACGCAAACACTACCGTATGCCGTGGCAATTTTCTCGGAATCTCGATTTCGGTTTGAACTTTACGTACGGTGTCGCAGCTAGGCCGATTGCTTCCGATGACGATGCAAAATCGGTTCCAGGGAAACGGAGCaaggattgattgaaaagtgaCTCCTTTTTAACGGCCCAAGAGGGTGTTTAGTGCTCGGGCTCGAGAATGTGTTGCGCGATAAGGCCTAGAAGCGAAGCATGATGTCCATTCCATAAATGGGTTTTTTACGACTTAGAGAATATTCATAATCACCATAAAACAATAAGCCAAACTAGGCCCCTGTACAGGTGGTGGTAGGTAGAACTGTTGCGAGCCAAAAACCAGCCGTTTTACATCGTAACGGAGGGGGTAGCGCCTGGTCGCAGAGAAGGAGCTGTTTTCTACTCCAAGAAAACCCACGGCTGGCTTACCCTCGGTGCCTTCATTCATCGATCTGTCCCGGTAGGCCGAAGGAATCGTCGGGGGTTTGGCCTGGATATTCTGCCCGCAATTTTCCTCGCGTTACTTACGCACCGAGTAGCGCACACAGGTAGATAGGAAGTGGCCCACTCTATACCTTCGATAAGCAGTTGTAGCTCGTACGCAGAGTAAGAGAGAGGCGCAGAGGGTAGTCAGCACACGATGATGAACCTTCATGGTGGCTGAGGAGCGGGCGTCAAACCGGACTCATGTTTATGTTAATAACAATCCATCCGGGTAGCGCTATTCGTTTGTTTAACGACACGCTGGTGGATTCTAACCGCCGGTACTGATCTGTTTTTTCCACCTTTACTCATAGTTGTGCCACTGTTGAATGAATTGCTGGATTTCCATTCATAAAATTCCATCCATCTTTGCTGTGACAAAGGCTAATGGTACGTTAGAAAGCGAGCCAGTACAACACGATTGAGAATGCAGTTATGTTTTCGATACATAcagaatgtaaaaaaatgtattcTCCCCAATATATTGTAttgttttcacttcaaaaTCATCAATTAATCGTTTTTACTCTCCATTTTAATGAGGCATTTGAGTTCTTTAACTGCAAGCGCATCTCTTTAGGTCCATTTGTTTGAAGCTTTGCGGCTTTACCGCCAAAAATTTTTAAGTTTGCACCTAAGAAgcacctaaaaaatgacaataCTCGATTGCGATGAAAAAgtagaaagaaaataaaacagaataaAGTGATATAAGCTGAATGATAaaagattttatgttttagacACAAGGTTTCCCGAAACATCGCCTATAGCACGCACCACTTGAATCCTGTTTTGCTTAAACGGCGGTGATGATCAACAATTAGTCGTACTTGCTGCACGATCGCGCAATCTTCTAGTTGATTATAACTTACCTAATCCTgagaacaacaaaacatggaaaagaaatcaaaaacgTCTAACCACGGGAACGGCACAAATCATGCTTGTAATTGTAGTGTTTGTTGGCAAGCGAAGGCGTACGATTAAGAACTGCCATTAAGAAACTGTCGTTTGTTTACTCAGCGGACCACGTTCGTAATtataaaacatgaaaccacGAAAAATATGTCCATCATTACGATCTCTGGTGATCTGGCGCGATTCAGCTGGATCGATACAACATCAAAGCGAACACGATGTCACGAGTTTTGCGTGCGAGCCTCTCGCTTTAAAGTAATGAAACCAAAACTACCGACGGCTTTTAGTTTTTCGTGGacaggaaaaaataaatttattggGGCGCTCGCATGGCAAATGGTTTGGATGCTTAAAGTAAAACCTACTCCACTCCTCTtcccctcttcccctttctgCTCCAAATCACGTCACACTGCGTTGACCgagataaaaattaaaatataaaacaaatacTACATAAACTATTTCCATACGAATCCTATACATCACATTCAGTCGAGTAGTCGGAATGACGCACACAGTCCTTGGTTGTGGTGGCCGGTCGCCAGTGACCAAGTGACGAACCCTCGGAGGCAATCCGCGGCCAAAGATTAGTGCCACGATTGCAGTAGTAGTACGCGAAACATAGCCCGGGGTTTTgtcgcaaacacacagaggAACACAACTACCGTAACGAGATCGAGATTGCAATTAGCCCAAAACGGCTTCAGCTCCGCGACGATCAAGCGATCGCAAGGGATGGTGGTTCGGGTCGCACCGCTTGATGCAGATGTGGATGCGTCGGTGGCGAAGGTGAGAGCGATGCTGGCGAAGGATGCGAAGGATGACCGAGTGGCTGCAGtgggagctggtggtggtggtggtggtgttgatgaggatgcccatgatgatggtgatggtgatgaggatgatgatgaaacgctCCGGCACTTCCGGAGTGCAGGAAGTACGCCGGTGCGGGTAGTTTGCCGAGTGGCAACAGGAGCGGATGCACCGGAACGCCCGTGTAAGGAGTGCCGAgtgctgcggcggctgctgctgctgccgcggccaccgccacttgctgctggtgctgctgctgctgatgatgcatgGCCGCGGCGTACTCGTTGAACGCCGTAATGTTGCTCATCAACTGTTGCTGACTTAGATGCCGGAGCTGAtcaagctgctgttgctgttggtgttgctgctgttggtgatggaaCTGCGGTGCACGATCGGTATCATCGGAATCGGAGGAACTGTCCGGTTCGATCAGACTTTCGATCGTGAATGCTCGCTTTGGTTTAGCGTTTGgcgtaatggtggtggtggtggtggtggtggtggcggtggtgatgactGGCGCTCCTGTTGCTGGCGTTGCCACCGTTTTCCCCGCTGGCGATTCGGACCGCACCGAGTTGGCGGACGGCTTCTGCTGACCGGGCAGATCATCCGGTGGCGAAAGTGGCGGAGAGATCGGTGCGTACAGGACATTCGGTGGCGATGACAGGCTGGTACTTCCGATTGGTTCCGCCGGAACCGGACTGTAGTAGGCAGCCGAATCACCGTGGTGGTACGTGGGCGCCCCGTTTTGTGCCATAAAGAAGCGGTTCATGTTGGCCAGCGCGACAAACTCTTCGTTCAGCCACTCCTTGTCGGTCTGGTGTAGCTTGAAGCGCTTGCGGCGTCGCAACAGACTGCCATTTTGGAACATATCGAAAGCCTTCGGGTGTAGCGTCCAGTAGGCTCCCTTGCCCGGACGATCCGGACGCCGCGGTACCTTGATGAAACAATCGTTGAAGCTCAGATTGTGGCGCAACGAGTTCTGCCAGCGCTGCGTGTTGGTGCGATAGTACGGGAACCGATCGGTGATGAACTTGTAGATGTCGTTCAGCGACAGCATCTTCTCCGGCGACGACCAAATGGCCATCGCTGTGAGCGAGATGTAGGAGTATGGTGGCTTCTGATCACCGTACGATTCACGCGATGGTCGAGGCATTGTCactgtcttttttttgttgttttttttttgcttcacagACAACACTCACTCCACCGCAAATTTCACGTCACGCACTGCGTCTTCTCACAAGTGCCAATGCACTGCACTAAGCTCCTTCCAAAGTAGCACGAATTGGCAGTGGTTGCTCCTTAAACACTCTACACTTTTCTTTAAAACACGAACTCCAAGTAAGCGACGGAAGGATGGATAAGTGCCTTTCCGACGACCGCGTGGTGGTTGTTCTTCAATGCTCTGTGGCCTGCTCTCGAATGACTCGGGTTGGCCGGTGGGTTCGAGAGAAAATGTTGTGAATCGCGCCTTAAGAACGTACGCCGAGCAGGACAACCACTGGTCCGAAAGGTAGACTCAGGTAGGGCGCAGGAACGAGATGAATGAGCGTTCGTGACGACGGAAACCGGTTCGGGTGCGTGCGAGCCATTCACAACGCTTCGCGTTTCCCCTACTGCCATGGCAAACGCCATGACAGAACaacgcttttcatttttttttgtacattttcccCCTCGGTGGCCTgcgagtttaaaaaaaaggcgggGCCTGCGAgttttcgaaaaaaagaagaaaaaggtttccagaagaaaaatggaagcgAATTGTACGTTTACTCCTTCAaatatttgccttttttgccaatttttccTTGCTTAACGAGAGTCTCGTTTTCTGGTGGCGCTCGACGCCAGGGTCACTCCGATGGTTGGCTATACACGAGCAAGAGCAGCGACCTTATACATAAGGATACGGGACCCTCTTATGCAACGCACGGCGGGTTTGTGATCGAAGCAAGCGCCCCAACGCGGTCTGCAGAACCGGAATCCGGCAAATGTTGTAGCGACGTTGCTTAAGTAAATTACATGATTAATTATAAATTTGCCTGTTTTATCGGCCCATAATgattggtggaaaatttaatgaTACTTCTCTCAGCCGCTGCACAGATTCTCGAACAAACGGCTTTATATGGcgttcttttcttcctctaaCTCTAAGGTATCGTTCTCCTCATGCCTGAGAACGGTTAGCCGATTACTGGCGTGTTAATGAGATGTAAAGTTCTAGCGCtcccctgctgctggccagctccATAAAATGTTACATTAGACATAATTTAGGTTGATTCCGTACCCCTCTTTGCTCCGCTTGGGACATGGGCTTGTTGTGGCCGGTGCCGTTGTGCTATCTTCAATCAATTTGCTTTCTTATAGCCGTTCCGCTCGGCGCAAAGCCCCCCTCATCTCAGATCGTACCGACCGTCCGGCGTCTGTTGAACATTAAATGGGTCTATTTGAATTACGGGCCCATTACCAGtgaatttaaaaacaattaagGCGCACGGGAATCTAACAACTGGCCGCGCAGTAGCCACACCGCGCCGCGGTTaatttgctgatgctgctgcccttgTGTGTGTTCTGAACCTGGCCGATGTCGAACTTTCTTCCGTTTGCAaccagcagaaaaaaaaatactgaaaCATTATCACTTACGTCCTATACCGCCCCAGGGGCTCGTTAAGGCTCGATCCGGTGGATCCGCTTGGTTTTTtacaaatatttaaattggCGCTTTGAGAATGCATCTTCTGCCGACAGCCGGAGCCTCTCTAAGGATGctcatttgttttccattagtCGATTGGCCACAGCCGCTCGAACGCGCACCAACCGAACGCGAACCGGCATGTTTCGTTCGCCGCAAGAAACTCCACTGCCTGGTGGCCtccacggtgatggtggtcggtcggtgttttttttttcttaaggTTTTCCCCAGATCACTATCCTCGCATCCATtatgcgttcgttcgttcattttgcCATAAATGTGCATCGAATTCATTCATAACGAACACGAAACCACGTAACAGGTGCCAGGTACGTACTTGGTGGTCAGTTAATGATGAGTGGCAGAGGCTGGGGGAAaaaacgtgtttttctttctctcggaccaaagcagcaggaaaaaaaaatgaaccgaaaacaacaacatattTAAGGAAATTCGCCAGCCTACCCCCTTGTTAACGATATGTCCTTAGCGAGTTCAATAGAAATCGCGAAAGGGAGCGACGACGCTGCACCTACCACACAAACCATCTTCTGGTTCCATAAAACGgttgcccaccaccaccagtcgggGGGAAAAACCCCGGGCgcgaaaatgggaaaagaaaaacaaatcaccagAATCCATTGATGGCCTACCAATGGCGGCAAGGAAATCGAAAGATAAACAACAACTACGATGCGCATCCAGTGCAGCACTCTAAAAAGACGGAGGTAGAGGTTTGGTTTTGTCGTGCGTGTCGTCTACCTACCCTTCTGAGCAGCGCAGGCTTCTGATAACACACGGGCACTGACCATTCTCCTTGTGGTTCTGTCGCCTGTGTCGCcgagacgaaaaaaaactctctttTTGAGCATAAAACAATGTTGCCACATTGGATGGAGTGTGTCCTCGTTAGAAGGGCCATAGGGGTGATGTGGCCACAGGGGCGTCAAGTAAGTTGATCATAATTACCTAACCGACACTTCATTGAGGGGTTCGCAGTTTTATTACCTCACCGTACCCGCCTCTGCGGCACAGTTTCAGTCCCTTTCCTCTCGCTACCAACCCTCAGCCGGCGCTTCCAAACCAAGATTATGTGTGTAGAAAGCCACAGGGACGAGGGACAGCCCGCACGTACGTACGATCGGCTGGCGCAGATTCATTCACAAGTTCCACCGACGCATGTGTCCACTCGACACTCGGATTCAGCTGCCCGGAAAGGAAACCGGGCGGATCCGTCTCGCTGCAAAATGTCCTCGcaccaagaagcagaagaagaagatgaagacaaGGTGTAATAAATTATGTACCCTACATGCCCGCGTTGCCCGAGACCCATATTTCGGTTCTAATGGACAGGCGGCGCtgtgaaaacgaagaaaatagAGGATGCCAGAGGAGCAGGGTGGAAACAGcctcaaaaaataaaacaacaatcgcaaGAACAAAGGCCAGAGAGGCTGGCCATAAACACCGGTGCCGATGGCCGATTGTCCCGATGCATACCACATCCGGGATTGCATCCTCCGCGATCCGGTTCCTCCTTCCTCGGTCAACATCCGGTTGACCGTGGCGCACGGCACCCAAAACCATTGCCAAACCACACCGGCCAAGGGGGAGAGTGTGAGGAACAGAACATAAATTCCACAATACAAAACGCATTACTGAATCGAGAACTTTGCCCGAAACGAATGGCTCGACGCTCTTCGCACCTTCGGAACTCCGTTTCCCGACCGAAACAATGGGGGCGCACGCGTTCCGCACATAAGAAGATTTTGCGCCGAGGAcctcgattcgatttgaatATGAGCTGGGCGGAAccgtaccggtaccgggagTGATTGTATTATAATGGTCATTGCATTGGGATCAAACACGAATTTTTGGCCGGATAGCAGCGGCTGGACCCCCAAATAATGGCTGGCTCAAGGGCAAATTCGAACATTTTGTAAAAGGAAAGCCCATTGTAGTTGCTCCACGAAAAACATGTCATGCGTCTCTGACAAAGGATGCCATGGCAAAGGAGCTCTTTCTTGGGTTTGAAGAGCAACACGAATCGAATTGAAATCGTTTACAAATGGACTACTTTGTTGTCGTACATTGAAGCAAGCGATCGAGATGGCCATAAGGGAGGCATTATGATGTTCCTACTGGGCGTCCTTTCCGTGTTTTTGTCATTTAATAATAGTGCATTTCGATGTAATTATGCTCCCGTTCTAAATTCAGTTACaaaatgttaaacattaaTTGACAAATATTTTGATTTGAAACCACTTTCCCCTCCTTTAGGAACCATCAACGgatggccagtggtggtgcctTGTGCCAACCGTAGCTAATGCGACATTACACCGAAACTGCATTCGAATTGATTTCTTCCCTCACACCCTTCCACCCTTgtgtgtgccagccagccgacctGACCTCTTGTTACACGCCGCATCTAACCATAGCTAATCCGATGATTCGGAAGCTGTGGGGTGTTTGCAGCTGCGCCCGGCTGTGCCTTTCCGCCTTCTggcatttccttttctccctgACGAAGAGCATCTTCTACGGAGGGCTGGATCCTACGTGCTCCGATTTTCAACAGTCGTCAACTTCTAACGAACCAATAAAGTGACTCGAACCAATCGGATAAAGTTCGTTCGGCGTCCCTTCGTCGGCCTCTCGGGGAAAAGCTTATTAATCGAAGATCGAGAGTTGTTTCGTGAGTCATGCAGCCACCGGAATcacttcaccaccaacaaaacgAACCATGTAAACAGGAAACTCCcagccccctttttcccgttctGTGGCGTAAAACACGGTCGGTATCATCTTCCCATAGCATCCATCGCTCTGCCTCAGCCAATCAATccgaatcgatcgttcgaaattgattcaattaaccGGGCTGATTGGGTGTGAAAGTTTCTTTGAAATTTTTCGCGCTTCCTACCGCGCACCGCGAAGAGAATCGacctccaccggcaccggccatgTTCGGCCAGAACGGATGCTTACGGATGGGGAAACGGACCTCCCGGTTGCTGGTCGctgatcgccatcgccaccgccaccgtcgtcgtcgtcgtcgtc is a window of Anopheles aquasalis chromosome 2, idAnoAquaMG_Q_19, whole genome shotgun sequence DNA encoding:
- the LOC126579841 gene encoding fork head domain-containing protein FD4-like is translated as MPRPSRESYGDQKPPYSYISLTAMAIWSSPEKMLSLNDIYKFITDRFPYYRTNTQRWQNSLRHNLSFNDCFIKVPRRPDRPGKGAYWTLHPKAFDMFQNGSLLRRRKRFKLHQTDKEWLNEEFVALANMNRFFMAQNGAPTYHHGDSAAYYSPVPAEPIGSTSLSSPPNVLYAPISPPLSPPDDLPGQQKPSANSVRSESPAGKTVATPATGAPVITTATTTTTTTTITPNAKPKRAFTIESLIEPDSSSDSDDTDRAPQFHHQQQQHQQQQQLDQLRHLSQQQLMSNITAFNEYAAAMHHQQQQHQQQVAVAAAAAAAAAALGTPYTGVPVHPLLLPLGKLPAPAYFLHSGSAGAFHHHPHHHHHHHGHPHQHHHHHHQLPLQPLGHPSHPSPASLSPSPPTHPHLHQAVRPEPPSLAIA